One window of the Thermococcus sp. P6 genome contains the following:
- the thiD gene encoding bifunctional hydroxymethylpyrimidine kinase/phosphomethylpyrimidine kinase, translating to MRTALTIAGSDSGGGAGIEADLKTFASFGVHGLVAVTAVTAQNTLEVRAIHGVPPEVVAGQIEAVVEDIGVDAAKTGMLGNGAIVRTVAEAVEKYSFPLVVDPVMVATSGRALLEEDAVEVLKNRLIPLASVVTPNVPEAERLTGIEIKGLEDARRAARFIVEELGAGAAVVKGGHLRLNEAVDVLYHNGRYREYRGPLLRGCTHGTGCSFSAAITANLALGRPLEKSVREAKRFVTMGIRYGIPLGHGPCPVNQNAWRDVPALRWRIYEELSLVMEKVGDNAILACSPPMPYGADRENVAVLRNGRITFGAPEDIFDLLLREAKKKPGTRCLLLLEGKPIFGTSAREVLERAGLESRR from the coding sequence ATGAGAACGGCCCTGACGATAGCCGGGAGCGACAGCGGGGGAGGGGCCGGAATAGAGGCCGACCTCAAAACCTTCGCCTCCTTCGGCGTTCACGGGCTCGTTGCTGTAACGGCCGTAACGGCCCAGAACACCCTCGAGGTGCGGGCAATCCACGGCGTACCCCCCGAGGTGGTGGCGGGCCAGATTGAGGCGGTGGTTGAAGATATCGGCGTTGATGCCGCAAAGACCGGGATGCTGGGCAACGGGGCCATAGTCAGGACCGTAGCTGAGGCAGTTGAGAAGTACAGCTTCCCTCTGGTCGTCGATCCCGTCATGGTAGCAACGAGCGGAAGGGCACTGCTCGAGGAAGACGCCGTGGAGGTGCTCAAAAATCGCCTGATACCCCTCGCCTCCGTGGTAACCCCCAACGTCCCGGAAGCCGAGCGCCTCACAGGGATCGAAATAAAAGGCCTGGAGGATGCCAGAAGGGCGGCGAGGTTCATCGTGGAGGAGCTCGGGGCGGGGGCGGCGGTGGTGAAGGGTGGACACCTCCGCCTCAACGAGGCGGTGGACGTTCTCTACCACAACGGGAGATACAGAGAATACAGGGGACCCCTTTTGAGGGGCTGCACCCACGGGACCGGCTGCTCCTTCTCGGCGGCGATAACCGCGAACCTCGCCCTTGGAAGGCCACTTGAGAAGTCCGTTCGGGAGGCAAAGAGGTTCGTTACGATGGGCATAAGGTACGGGATCCCCCTCGGCCACGGCCCCTGCCCGGTGAACCAGAACGCATGGCGGGACGTTCCAGCCCTGAGGTGGCGGATTTACGAGGAACTGAGCTTGGTGATGGAGAAGGTGGGCGATAACGCCATCCTCGCATGCTCCCCTCCCATGCCCTATGGAGCAGACCGGGAGAACGTGGCCGTCCTGAGGAACGGGAGGATAACCTTCGGTGCCCCCGAGGACATCTTCGACCTTCTGCTTCGAGAGGCGAAGAAAAAACCGGGAACGAGATGCCTCCTTCTCCTTGAGGGTAAGCCCATCTTCGGAACCTCGGCACGGGAGGTCCTTGAGAGGGCAGGGCTGGAATCTCGCCGATAG
- a CDS encoding prolyl oligopeptidase family serine peptidase, with translation MEDPYLWMENLEDERLLRLVKEENRRFREFVGDLSVELFPEVWKYYSMPTLYDANLTERGILAMYRRGKEQVIRWLEGEEVVNSRELERKIGKEVLLQGFNVDRKGQFLAYSFSIGGADEGTTRIVDLESGELIDELTSVWNVTFTEEGFYFSRFYRHGETPDGVKAPAVRLFFKDGSGEKMVFGEGLGSGYFLSLKKSTDGKWALLTVTFGWNRADVYAGPIERPGEWRKVYSSDVPATPIDVLNGRPYILTKEGGGLGKVVRIEDKGVEVIPEGDFPLEWAVITRGRILAGRLVHASHRLEVYSLEGERLDEITFETPGSVYPLDGDGERVLLKYESFTVPYRLYSFDGNLKTLEEVKVEGDFTVEEDFVPSRDGTRIHYFHVKGRGDEKKVWAFGYGGFNISLTPRFFPQVIPFLKRGGSFVMPNLRGGSEYGEDWHRDGMRERKENVFEDFIAVLERFRGRGYRIAAWGRSNGGLLVSATLTRRPDVMDAALIGYPVIDMLRFHRLYIGSVWIPEYGNPDDPKDREFLLRYSPYHNVRPAKYPPTLIYTGLHDDRVHPGHAFKFFARLKELGAPVYLRVETMSGHMGASPETRARELTDLLAFVLRNL, from the coding sequence ATGGAGGATCCCTACCTCTGGATGGAGAACCTTGAGGACGAGCGCCTTCTAAGGCTTGTGAAGGAGGAGAACAGGCGCTTCAGGGAGTTCGTGGGTGACCTGAGCGTGGAGCTGTTCCCTGAGGTCTGGAAGTACTATTCCATGCCCACTCTCTACGATGCGAATCTCACGGAGAGGGGAATTCTGGCGATGTACCGGCGGGGAAAGGAGCAGGTCATTCGATGGCTTGAAGGGGAGGAGGTCGTTAACTCCAGAGAACTCGAAAGGAAGATCGGAAAGGAGGTCCTTCTGCAGGGTTTCAACGTCGACAGGAAGGGGCAGTTCCTTGCCTACAGCTTCTCGATAGGCGGTGCCGACGAAGGAACCACCCGGATCGTGGATCTCGAGAGCGGAGAACTCATAGACGAGCTCACCTCCGTCTGGAACGTGACGTTCACGGAGGAAGGATTCTACTTCTCCCGCTTCTACAGACATGGAGAAACGCCCGACGGCGTGAAGGCACCCGCTGTAAGGCTCTTCTTCAAGGACGGGAGCGGGGAGAAAATGGTCTTCGGCGAGGGCCTCGGTTCCGGTTACTTTCTCTCGCTGAAGAAGAGCACCGACGGGAAGTGGGCCCTCCTGACGGTAACCTTCGGCTGGAACCGGGCGGACGTGTACGCTGGACCCATTGAAAGACCCGGGGAATGGAGAAAGGTCTACTCCTCCGATGTTCCGGCCACACCGATCGATGTCCTCAACGGCCGGCCCTACATCCTCACGAAGGAAGGGGGGGGTCTGGGAAAGGTCGTCCGCATCGAGGATAAAGGGGTGGAAGTGATTCCCGAGGGCGATTTTCCGCTTGAGTGGGCCGTTATAACGCGCGGGAGGATCCTAGCCGGCAGACTCGTGCACGCCAGCCACCGGCTCGAGGTTTACTCCCTCGAAGGGGAGAGGCTCGACGAGATAACCTTCGAAACTCCGGGCAGCGTTTATCCTCTCGACGGCGACGGGGAGAGGGTTCTTTTAAAGTACGAGAGTTTCACAGTTCCCTACAGGCTCTACAGCTTTGATGGAAATCTCAAAACTCTGGAGGAAGTTAAAGTCGAGGGCGACTTCACAGTTGAGGAGGATTTCGTACCTTCAAGGGACGGCACGAGGATCCACTACTTCCACGTGAAGGGAAGGGGAGACGAAAAGAAGGTCTGGGCCTTCGGCTACGGCGGTTTCAACATCTCCCTCACGCCAAGGTTCTTCCCGCAGGTCATACCGTTCCTCAAGCGCGGGGGGAGCTTCGTAATGCCCAACCTCCGCGGTGGTTCCGAGTACGGCGAGGACTGGCATCGCGATGGAATGAGGGAGAGAAAGGAGAACGTCTTTGAAGATTTCATAGCGGTTCTCGAGAGGTTCAGGGGCAGGGGTTATAGAATCGCCGCGTGGGGCAGAAGCAACGGGGGGCTGCTCGTTTCCGCAACGCTCACCAGAAGGCCCGACGTTATGGACGCGGCCCTGATAGGCTACCCGGTCATAGACATGCTCAGGTTCCACAGGCTCTACATCGGGAGCGTCTGGATCCCCGAGTACGGAAACCCCGATGATCCGAAGGACAGGGAGTTTCTCCTGAGGTACTCCCCCTACCACAACGTCAGGCCCGCCAAGTACCCGCCAACCCTGATATACACGGGCCTTCACGACGACCGCGTCCATCCCGGCCATGCCTTCAAGTTCTTCGCCCGGCTGAAGGAGCTCGGTGCCCCGGTTTACCTGCGGGTCGAGACGATGAGCGGCCACATGGGAGCATCGCCCGAAACGAGGGCGAGGGAACTGACGGACCTTCTGGCCTTTGTCCTCAGGAACCTTTAA
- the thiE gene encoding thiamine phosphate synthase translates to MDLGERLKLYVITDRRLRDEVSTVRDALEGGATAIQMRIKDAPTREMVEVGKKLRKLTLDYDALFFVDDRVDVALAVDADGVHLGPEDMPVPLVRKIAPGLIIGASVRTPEEALRAEREGADYLGVGAVFPTSTKPDARYIGLDGLRAVLKVTRLPVVAIGGINRENVRDVVRLGVSGVAVISAVVGAPDVKRATMELKREVMG, encoded by the coding sequence ATGGACCTGGGGGAGAGACTAAAACTCTACGTCATAACCGACAGGCGGCTGAGGGACGAGGTATCGACCGTCCGGGACGCTCTGGAGGGGGGAGCAACCGCGATCCAGATGCGCATAAAGGACGCCCCCACGAGGGAGATGGTCGAGGTCGGGAAGAAGCTCAGAAAGCTCACGCTCGATTACGATGCCCTCTTCTTCGTGGACGACAGGGTGGACGTTGCCCTCGCCGTGGATGCGGACGGCGTTCACCTGGGGCCTGAAGACATGCCCGTCCCTCTTGTGAGGAAGATCGCCCCCGGTCTCATCATCGGGGCCTCCGTTCGCACCCCGGAGGAAGCTCTGAGGGCCGAGAGGGAGGGGGCCGATTACCTCGGCGTGGGGGCGGTGTTTCCCACGAGCACGAAGCCGGACGCACGTTACATAGGCCTCGACGGCCTCAGGGCGGTCCTGAAGGTGACCCGACTCCCGGTGGTGGCGATAGGCGGGATAAACCGCGAGAACGTGAGGGACGTTGTAAGGCTCGGCGTTAGCGGGGTGGCGGTTATCTCGGCCGTGGTTGGGGCCCCCGACGTTAAGAGGGCCACCATGGAGCTCAAACGCGAGGTGATGGGATGA